The Salvia splendens isolate huo1 chromosome 20, SspV2, whole genome shotgun sequence nucleotide sequence CAAatcttattttactttactataaACGGTAAGTAGGTCTTACAATTCACTAACTATTTGACTCAAATTCTActgtaaaactaatatacaatccactaactcacttAACTCAAATtctactataaaactaatatacaatccactaactcacttAACTCAAATTCTACtgtaaaactaatactatatacCACCATAAAAAAATGGATTAATTTTACTAGTTTACGTCGTCTACTAAAATTAGATCAATTATAAATAGGAAAGTTTTTAAACAAATACCAACCatacacatcattctaaatgtaGACCTCACAATTCACAAAGAACATCTCTAAGGGGAGaggtaaatggagaggtaaagtcATATAACaaccatatttaccttttttccatGAAAAATCAATAGgtatttgaaaatatattataccttttctcattttgaagaggtatctttatggagaggtaaaatttcataactaccatatttgccttcttttcatgaaaaatcattctccaaatGCGAGGATATTTGAGTAGGTAttgtactttttattttttatgcattttgtactataatttatttttaaaaaatgttttttctttctatatacCTCTTTCTTTTGGAATGTGTTATTTTTTGAAAGAGTATAAATCACTTTTTAAGAAGCTAGACAGATGATATACCTCTTTcgtttactttttctttttgaaGGGGTACACTACTTCCACCatatttttcctctctcttactttactaattacatATTAAAACTCTTTCATTCACAACTTTGTCTATTTTATGTGGATGGAAATAGTATAAAAAAGTGGACACCAtattccaataaatattccaaCCAAATATTCATTATcgttcttaaaactcgtacccaCACCAAACGTGACTCATATTGTGGGATGAAGGAGTAATTTGCAAACCAGAACTGTTCCttttatgtactccctccgttccataaaaatagggCATTTAGAGTTGGCACGACCACACTAGTTTTAATGCAGaattgataatactaattttatttatatttataaaataatatccaATGCTTTAAGGTTTTCCTTGACGCCTATGCTTCCAACTAAAAAACCGCAAGCGAGGAAGAAGGAAGTGTGGACAGAATAAGAACATAGTTATTCTATTTTAGTATTTCTAAGGAAAATTAAAGAGAGTAAGGCACTGAGAAGATAAATGGTAAATTCAGAAGGCAAACAATGCAGAGTGTCTAAGCAGATGCGGAAAACTGAAATTACATGTTGATTAAGCAACCAACACAGATTAAAAGCTTAAGAACTTGCATAATTATTTGATCTCAATCCGATCGCATCAAATCACACCATATGTACACAGCATTAAAACAGAAACAAACCTTGCATTTCAAATCCAAATCCAGAATTAACGCAGCATCATAAAATTGCAAATAAGATGAAGCAATCTATAACTAAAATTTCTGGGCTCTGTGAAACTTGAAAGCTTCAATCCTCCAAAAAAGTGAAAAACCAAACAAGGAAAGCAAATACCCATCTCCGCTTCCTCATTTTATTCAACTTCTCTTAAATGCCCAAAAGCTATCTCATCTAATTAGAAGTGAATTGATCGGTTTTGAAATTGATTCTACTGCATTATGCTCGGCTCCACTGCTGTGTTGACTCAACTCGACTGCTGACTCACTGACTCACCTCTATTTacacttagagcatccgcaacggtggcgccgtaacccgcgtccgtccgtgccTCTGGCACGGACATATCtcgccgccgctggcacggcgctgctcgatgcatcgagcagcgccgtgccagcgagcaggtgacgtggcggtacgcgattgggcaacgacatagccgttgcctttgaatatttttttatttaaaattcgttatttaattataaataatgtaaaaaataaaaaaaatttattttccaaatcccaaagaTATTGCCGtttttttgcccatttttctgatttttttggatttttttttatttttttcccctaaaatcatctataaatacacacattcatcatccatttattacatcaaatcatctctcattcataattctcatacaaactatcaacacattcatctctcactcaaaacctcaaatggatttcacccatctcatggcggaagcggagcgcgaagaacaagaatactacgaacaacaccgtgccgcttacgaagcatatgtcgcggtgaatacccccgctcctccttcTCAAcaaactagatcaactcgccgctacatccatagggaccgggagggagcccacgaaaggctcgttgccgactactttgccgaccagccgcggtttccgacAGATAACTTCAGGCGctgttttcgcatgtcaaagcacttgtttatgcgaattgtcaacacattgtccgcatgtgttgaattcttccaaacaggtccagatgcagccggccggcaaagtatcacgccattgcagaagtgtacgtgtgccatccgacaactcgctactgggcaaacggccgacatcttcgacgagtatttgcatatcggtgagtcaactggaatcctttgtctaaagaatttttgcgagggcgttcgttcagccttcggggatgaattccttcgggtacccaccaccgatgattgccaacggttgcttcgtcttcacgaatcagtccatggctttcccggaatgcttggcagcattgactgcatgcattggaggtggaagaattgcccgactgcttggagggggcaacacttaagcggtcacaaaggcggcggcccaacacttatccttgaggcggtcgccgaccacagcctatggatttggcatgcatatttcggcgttgccggagccaacaacgacttgaacgtgctctattcgtcacccctcttcaatgatgtgatgaatggtgtagcaccgacgatcgacttcaccgtcaacggaactacataccacatgggttactatctcgccgatggtatctacccaaggtggtcgactttcgtgaagacgctcagcaacccgcacgacccgagacgggttctttttgcgcagcatCAAGAGTCTGCGCGGAAAGACGttgaaagagccttcggggtccttcaagcccgattcaacattgtgaaggccccggctcggctgtggtacgtgaataatatcgccgacatcatattcacgtgtattatcttacacaacatgattatagccgacaaagggccgagggcggctatcttctacgacgaggatgaagccggaagctcaacaacgaggtctcccccacgccgaggtgagcatacgacggttggccagaggatcgagacaaggcacacaatgcgcgatacccgaacccacattcagctacaagaagacctaatcaaacacatgtgggcaaAATTCGGCAatgagtagtggtttttttaatttttagtattttaattatgtaatttttaatttttaggattttaattatgtcgtttttattttatttgtcatttgtaatattatttaggtttttttaatgaattttagtattatagaaatgtttttgtttaattgaattttaaattaattgtgctcgtccttgcggaagagcacagctgtgggtgttgtgctcttgccagagagcaatcagaaaaagtggggccgggcccacaaccgtgccgctggcaagagcacggttgtggatgctcttaaatccatccaatttttttaaatggttTGTTTCGAAAAAAGCTTTTTACCTACTttcgaaaaattaaattaaaaattaatatcaactaattaatctataaataaaatataagataTAACCTACTTTataattattagtatatttCGTGTATATATGCATTAAATATAAAAGAGGAAAAATTAAAGTATCTCATGATATGGCGTATGActtttgtttattaattatgctaaatatatttttaaatttgtatttgtatAAATATTAGTGAGGATCACAATTTTAGGAAGAAATTCTATATTTACTTGAATTTTCATATGCAAGTGATCCTTTAAAGATCCATTTATCAAAATATTAGTGGTTGAGTATACCAATTCATTTTGCCTCGTGGTATGTCCGGACTTGGGAATTGTTTCCCCTCTCTTCGTTTTCTGAAAATAAACTTTGTGGACGATGTTTTGATGTGAAAAAGATTTAAGTATAAAAATCTTGTCATTTTTGTCTCTTCTTCCTTAAttcatttttctctctttcctaattcattttttttattttccctaattcatttttctctctttcctaattcctttttttttttattttccctaattcatttttctctctttcctaattcctttttttttatttaattggtaTGCCCAATTTGTAGGcaaagtttttttattttttaaattaaaataaagtatgaTTCAATATAtcacaatttcatttttataaaaatattattagttaAACATTAGTAGATATAATAGTTTATTCAGTTATTTTTCAATCCCTAAATTCACGCCATTTATTCTTATCATATTGGAAACCTTCATAATATCCTATATTTATGATGCATACAATATTGCCGTTAAAATATCCTATTACTTCCATATCATATTTccttgattattttttttccattttttatatgcattatattatttctttaattattattattgtcaTTTTTTTCCTTAATCGAGAAACCAACGAACAAAAATTAATTTCCAGTAATCTCTAATCAGCCAAATCGACTTTGCCTAATTGTGTATAGATATTATATTATTTCCTTTTAATACTCGTATAATATggtattttttctttattttttgcatGCTCCATTTGTTCTACATATAATATTGAAGAGGTCAGTATTATCTTATGACCACAAAAGTACGCATTATATCTTGCATTTTATACTCCCCGTCCtagaaaaatatgaatatttggttTGACACGGGTTTAATGTATAatcggtaaagtaagagatgggtagagaaaaagttttcaaaatattattaatggagaatgagtaTCACCCCATTAGAGAgaatatactttccaaaataaaaatgttcatattttttaggacagacaaaaaagaaaatagtttatactgggaaaggagtactattatttttcaaGTTGCATAATTTAACCAATTTAGAAATACAAATAATAGACGTAATGTTGCATTTTACTATCTTTCAAGTTGCATAATAAAAGATTAGGTAAGATTATTGATCATAGTCAAGTGTGtttaaatcacacttttagttcTATATATGTTACGTGGTTATTTACTACGTGTTTAAGTAAAACAAGTAATTGGATTACATGATATAATAAAGAAGGAGAAATAgaaattgaagaagaaaaaaggcaAAACACATCCTTAAGTCTTTGTactttgattgtttatttcaGTAGGTCCTTATACAATTTTTTCGTTTTAGTAAATCCTTATACttttatattcgatatattCCAATCCTTATTTGACTGAACTGTTAACTTTTTCGTTATATAATAACACATCAaatgttaattatttaaatgtattccacctaatatcctaattggaaaatataaatataacataaatataaaaaaaagataaaaaaaactaaagaattCCAAATCGTTAAAAGAAATTTgttgtttaattatttgaagTTCGAATACTAATTTATTTGGAAccaaatactataaattaatattcaaacttcaaataatcaaacaacaaatttcTTTTAACGATTTGAAATTCtttagttttttgtttttatttttgtttttatcgttctttttatatttagttacgtttatattttccaactaggatattaggtggaatatattcaaataattaatatatgatgtattattttataacggaaaagttaacggttccgtcaaataagGATTGAaatatatcgaatataaaagtataaggatttactaaaacaaaaaaaattgtataaggacctattgaaataaacaatcaaagtACAAGGACTTAAGGATGTGTTTTGccaagaaaaaaagaaaagaagggaAGAAAAAAATTCACATGTTTTGTAGAaccatttaatttaaatttccaaaaatacccttcgTAGCccaaaaatcacatgtttggtacatGTGGTTATTTTTGTCACAAGGTACCAAAAAGTTCCATAAATGGTACTACTAACTATCTTTCACCCactttttcttaacatttattaaaatccgtgccgaaaaaaatgagactcctattcgcggacggactacgAAGGAAGTATAAAACAAAAATCAGATATCATTTTTGTGCAAAAatgagtagtattatttaagtAGTTCACTCAACtttttaaaacataaaacaaattaatttcgtggacaaactaaaataattaaagaggactatttttttaatgttgaatGGAGTACAAGATAAATAGACATGTTTTTATACTATAGTTTATTAAGCGCAACAAAATGTGATACCATTTTGTTCGATTTTAACTAATCAAGTAAGGGGTGTTATATTAAAcgtatattgacattttttttctttgggaTTAACTCTCGCATGTTTTGATAATATATTATAACTCTTATTTTTAAGTAACGTTTATTATTAATACACTCTAAGTCATGATGGAGAGTACTTGgtaattaacaaaaatattttcaaaaactaATACTACATGCTTTTGAATCAACCGAATCAGATCTTGTGACTTCAATTTTCCAATTACAGAATCATCCAACTTGGACATTATGATGATTCAATcatctaaaataataaaatagtgatatatggtataataataataataatgatagcCATTAAATTCATCAACTGCACCTACACCTTCGGTCTCCTTCCATCCATCTATTTAATTTTGTGTATACGTTCATTTGCTCCTCTCCAACAGAGAGACTATCTCTTAACCTATATGTAGAAAATTTTCTTACTTAGCAACTATAATTCGACTTCCTTACATAGAATTTGGTTCGAGAATTTATTATATGGCATATGCGATGAAAGAAGACGACGATATTTTTCATTCTCCAGAAAAAACAATGGAAGATAGAGATGAAAAacatgatgttgatgttgatgatgaggAAAAGAAGAAGCTTGAGCTTATGCTAACCACTCTTAAAAAGAGAGATCCCTCCTTCAAGGTACATTCCATCTTCATTTATAGGTTTTTAATTTCTCtctaaaatattcaatttcttGTGTTGGTTTATTTTGTAACTATAAATTGTTTGTGGGTTTTAATTGTTGTGCAAGAGATAAGTAGAATTCCTACTTGTTCAAgactggattttttttttcaccaACGTCTAAAATGAGTTTTGGAAAGaatatacaaataaatttattgttgAGTATAGTTAGGAGTAAActaattataacaaaaaaagaTGCAAATATACAAAGATAAACTATCAATTAAACTTAAAAGAGTTGTTAAAGTATAAAGGTTCTGTCATAACTAAAATATCCTTGCTAGCTAATTGTTTCTTACACCCTTCACTCTCTTTAAATACTACTTAATACTAGATATCATTATCATCAGAAGCTACCATGGCATGGGTGTATTTTAAAAGATTTATGCTTCTGTCACATAGTTGACCGTTGACTTTATGAAATTCAAAACTTAGAATAGGTCATGAAATGTAGAGCATCCGTCACAGTGTGTGCGCCACCCGCACCAGCGTGCGACAGATTGTAACACGCGTTGTTGCGGGATGTGCACATACATCGTTCTACCCATGTTATGATGTTCATGGGCAGAAGTGAGGATGCGAACTTCATGCACGTGCATCCTATGCCTCGAGGccgaacttttttttatttttttattttttgtttgtgaaCGTGTCATGTAGTTGTGGTGTGCTCCataatagtagtactccctccgtttcgccatagttgaggcgaaacttttcggcacagagtttTAGAAATGCATGTTtggtgtgttaaataaataataaaaaaagtaagagaaaggaaaaggtagagagaataaagtataaagtgaataaaggagagagaataaagtaggagagagtaaagtaagagagagagaaacgttaccatatatggaaatgactcaactatgaagaaacttaccgaaatgataaaatgactcaactatggcgAAACGGAGGGGAGTACTTGATAATGTTGGTGTACGAACACATACTTCTTTCATATGTAGTGTTACATTAGTTAAAGGGTAGTCCATTTGGTAGGTGAAGATCATAACTAACTTTAATCTGCCCATCCAAAGGAAGCCACCGGGTTCGTTCGACTTTAATAAATGATGAAAATGAAAGCAAATTATTTGAAAGAATAATTTTCCTAGTGACATATCATAGGATGGTAGTTAAACTTAATTTATGCTAGTCATTAAGTTCAAATTAAACCTTAAACATACTATTAGAATTTGAGTTTGATCTTATTTGAATAATTTTCTCTTTAGTCAGTGTGAAAATTGATGACTTGCAAAGTTGCAAGCCCCTTCACTCCATCACCGCAGTTGAACATCAAAATCTTCTAAATTCCAATTATACTAATTGACTTCATTATACAATTAGTATTGAATCCTTAACATTATtcacattataaatatgagccgttttaattaaattaatagtatCATGTTTAAGATTTctaatattcattaattaatttaaatatattgctatatttttttgttgggGGTGCTACAACTCAAACACTGGTCATTATATTGAAGATTAATTCAACTGGCCGATTTTGTataacccatattatatcgtgtcgttatcgtgtcgtgtcaacccatattatatcgtgtcgttaacgggttcgtgtcgggttcgggTCATGTTCAGGTTTGATGGTAataggtcgggttcgtgttcggatctGCAATTTTTTTAATAGGCCAGGTTCGGGTTAGgtcttattgggttgggtcgttatcaggttgactaacgacccaatccgcacaaTTTGCCACTcctaatagaaagtgggttgaaaaagttagtggcttgtaggtcctacttttatatattagtgttataataaaatgtgagtgaaaatgaattagtgaaatgtagggtccattaccaaaaatgataaaagtgaaggGTGACaattttttagggacggacggaaataaaaataagtgacatattttcagggacggaggaagtagttaCTCATATTATAGGAGATCTAAACAAATTTTATAGATGTTACTCATAGTAACATAGGCATCTTCTTTTCTGGCGTACATCTCATAAGAAATCTAAAGTTAAATGTGCTTAGCTTGGGGCAAGTGTGAGATGTAGGCCCCTGGGAAGCTTCTTTTAGGGAGCGTGAGAGTGAGGACAAAGCACACTGGATAGACTAGTGCTAGTCTATGGGGACAACTGTTAGTCTGGGAGTCAAGGTTGTTACACACAAATTCGTCCCCCTAGTTGTCGAAATTTTCAGCTTCTTTCCGGAGCTAaagtaattttatttcatttctagtCTAGTCCTTTCTTATTTGATAAGTTTTTCCCACAAAAAGATCAAACATTGAGTTTGGAAAATAGATTAGAAGTTTGGAAAATAGATTAGAAGTTCTGTGGTTGAGTACGGAGAATTTCACGTGGATCCGTAGCAAGTAATCTTTGATTCTTTAGAGAATTAGTTCGGTATATTCAACTAGCTGTAGAATTCTTGATTTAGGATTCAATTCCTTGTGCATGAATTGTGTGTGTTCTTATATGGAATTATTTGTTTAGCATTAGAAAAGGTTAATCTTATAATCGGTGAACTAGAATAATAAGGTTTTGTTATGGGTACAATCCCTTATCGTCGGTGATTTACGGCGATTAAGCTCAGCGATAGATAAAAGTCCGTCGCGAGTGAATTCCCGTCGAATAAGACGTCGCCAATTAGGTCTTCCTGGTGTGAAAACGTGAGAgacaaataataaaagtaaatactagtatatgatatttcttgattgacTAAGAGCATCAtaacggatgtcccggcggacatcccaaaatactTCCCGCCACGTCATTAGGACATCTCACTCCACAATAGCGTATATCCTCAAGGACATCCCGGAGGACAAgaacaataatttttaaaaaaaatcaaaaaaatggGACGTTCGCCGGGACGTCAGTCGTGTCGCCGCAATAGCtgacgtcacgacggacgtccgcgcACACCTGCGGACGACGTCTCGTCCGCATGGGACATCCGCGTCCGTCTCAGTCAACGCAATAGCAAACGTCCCGGACGGACATCCGACTCCGaccgctattgcggatgctctaatgataTGAAATACTctacacatatacatatatataatatgtggggataagaaaagatatggtaaatcaatacAAACTAAATAATAAGATATGGGAGACATGGGGCTCGTATCAattcccccacggttgaaatccaacttgtcctcaaggtggaatcACTAAGCAATAAAGGGAGTCGAAAATAGAAGCTTTGGTGAGGTGTCCCCTCCTAAATGCACCCCGAATAGTTGAGCATCAAATATCACCAATGGAGGACAGTTCTTAAGAGTGCTTTCCTTTTTCTTAAGTTACCAGTTATTGATAGAGCATGTAATGCTACTTCAACTGATAAGCAGGATGTAGATGAGCAAACGCTTAGAAGGTTTCTGCGCGCGCGAGATCTCAACGTGGAGAAAGCATCTACAATGCTAGCCAACTGCTTAACATGGAGACGAACCTTCGTTCCAAAGGGCTTCGTTTCAGAATCAGAGGTGCCAAATGAGATAGCTCAGAACAAGATGTTTCTGCAAGGAACAGACAAGAAAGGCCGCCCCATTTCCGTTGTCTTTGGTGCTAGACATTTTTCCAGGAAAGGAGGCCTCGACGAATTCAGACGTCTGTCTTGCTTCTTCCTATTAATTCTTTGTAGTCTTGATTGTCACTATTCATTTCTAACATGCTAGAATTTCCAGGTTTCTTGGTGTTTGCCCTTGATAAATTGTGTCAAAGGTGCTACATTTTTCCCtcactattttaattaattgttggtgtGATCAAGATTgatctaattaattaaaatctgcTTGTTGAAATTGAGCAGGATTCCTGATGGAGTGGGGAAGTTCACGATCATCGGAGATCTGCAAGGATACGGATATTGCAACAGCGACGTTCGTGCAAATCTCGCAGCTATCACCATTTTACAGGTTAAAGATATCTATAGCAAATTTGCAATATTTAACATAAGAATAATTGTTACTATTAGCTAGTGTGTGAATATTGATGTTTGAGCACAGGAATACTACCCAGAGAGGCTAGGGAAAATGTTCATTGTTCATGCACCGTATATATTTATGACAATGTGGAAGCTTGTCTACCCGTTTATCGACAAAAAGACGAGGAACAAGGTTGTGTTCGTTGAAGATAAGAGACTAAAGGAGACTCTGGTGGAGGACATAGACGAAAACCAGCTGCCGGAGATCTATGGAGGCAAACTGCAGCTTGTTCCGATTCAAAATGCCTAGCTAGTTACTTCATTTAGAGCACAAACATGAAACTTATAATGCTTGTGCTTGAGTGTGATGTTAATTTGCATGTGCACATTTAATGTTTTGAAAACTCTTATGCTAAAATTATCTTTGGTTCACACTTGCATGTTTCTTTTGTTatatattttctttgttttgtttgaggaagAAAAGTGATTTAGGGAGTTGACATACTGGCATACTTGCATGACATTAGGTCCAATTTATTTAGAAagacaaattttaaaataagtttTGTACATTGAATTTCtgaatttttgaaaatgtgATGCTTTTTTATTGTCTTGATTGAATTTGTAGAAATATTAGGTCAAAATATTCATGAGGAACGAGCATACTTAGAATGAAATAAACCTATCACGTAATCTAGTGATATACaattcta carries:
- the LOC121780958 gene encoding phosphatidylinositol transfer protein 3-like gives rise to the protein MAYAMKEDDDIFHSPEKTMEDRDEKHDVDVDDEEKKKLELMLTTLKKRDPSFKDVDEQTLRRFLRARDLNVEKASTMLANCLTWRRTFVPKGFVSESEVPNEIAQNKMFLQGTDKKGRPISVVFGARHFSRKGGLDEFRRFLVFALDKLCQRIPDGVGKFTIIGDLQGYGYCNSDVRANLAAITILQEYYPERLGKMFIVHAPYIFMTMWKLVYPFIDKKTRNKVVFVEDKRLKETLVEDIDENQLPEIYGGKLQLVPIQNA